The Fusobacterium perfoetens genome segment CATAGTTCTAAATTTAAAAATTTTAAAAGTTTTTCCATATTGAGTTATTCTTTCTTGTCTAAAGAATACAGGTCCTTTTGAATCTATCTTTATTGCTATACCTAAAAATATAAATACAGGCAATAGAATAATTAACATAATAAGAGAAACTACTATATCAAAAATTCTTTTTAGAATTAAACTCAATTTTTTCTTTTTTAAAATTTCATAATATGGTCTTACTTCATCTAATTGTAATTCTTCTGGTAGTTGCTCCCAATCTTTTAAAATCAATCTACACATACTCCTTCACAATTCTTTTATAGTTTTCTATTATATAATCTACATCTTCATCTGTTAAACAAGTATGAAGAGGTAAAGTTATTTCATTAGCAAATTGTTCATAAGAGTTTGGATAATCTTTAATATCAAATCCCAAATTAATATATGCTGTCATCATTGGTAAAGGTTTATAATGTACGTTACAAGCAATTCCAGCTTCTGCCATTTTTACAATTATTTCTTGTCTTTGTTCTAAAGATATATTTGGTATTCTTGTAAGGTATAAATGACCTGAAGATTGATATTCATCAGTATAATGATTTAAAGTTTTTACTCCTAATGGTTTAAAAGCATTATCATATTTTTCTATTATCTCTTTTCTTCTTGCAAGCATTCCTTCATAACGACTTAATTGAGCAAGTCCTACCCCTGCAAGAATATCCGTCATATTACATTTATACCAAGGTCCTTTAATATCATATTCCCAAGCACCTAATTGAGTTTTTGCAAGGGCATCTTTTGATTGACCATGTAAAGAGAATAGTTGTAATTGATGATAGATATCTTCATTATCAATTCCTTCTATATTTCTCCAAGTTAAAGCTCCACCTTCAGCAGTTGTTAAATTTTTAACAGCATGGAATGAAAAAGATGTGAAGTCAGCTATACTTCCCACTTTTCTTCCTTTACAACTAGCACCAAAAGCATGAGCAGCATCAGCACAGATAGCTATTCTT includes the following:
- a CDS encoding DegT/DnrJ/EryC1/StrS family aminotransferase, producing the protein MLKRNILFSPPDISELEIKEVADALRSGWITTGPRTKELERKIAKFCEVDRAVCLNSQTACAEMALRILGIGEGDEVIVPSYTYTASASVVYHVGAKIVFVDVQKDSLEMDYEKMAEAITEKTKAIIPVDLAGIPCDYDKIFAIVENKKHLFKPNNDIQKAIGRIAICADAAHAFGASCKGRKVGSIADFTSFSFHAVKNLTTAEGGALTWRNIEGIDNEDIYHQLQLFSLHGQSKDALAKTQLGAWEYDIKGPWYKCNMTDILAGVGLAQLSRYEGMLARRKEIIEKYDNAFKPLGVKTLNHYTDEYQSSGHLYLTRIPNISLEQRQEIIVKMAEAGIACNVHYKPLPMMTAYINLGFDIKDYPNSYEQFANEITLPLHTCLTDEDVDYIIENYKRIVKEYV